Below is a window of Neofelis nebulosa isolate mNeoNeb1 chromosome 8, mNeoNeb1.pri, whole genome shotgun sequence DNA.
TCATATGAAACCAGTAATCTCAGGATCTGAGGTTTTCTAGAACTGGGAATCAGTCAGACTCTGATGCAAGTTCAGAAGATAAATTTCTGATATTACCAGTGATTACAGGCCAACAACAGCTCACTGTAACACACGTGACCAGTTAAGACCCACAGTGCCATGACAATTTAAGACCATATTCACATGAGTTATAAAAATCATCATCTCCTGGTCTTCTGACACTTATCCTAGAGCTCTTCCTCCAAGGACATACAATGTCTAGGTCAACAGTGGacaccagaggggaggagggagtgacCCAGCATTCTCCATCTCCAGTCTGGAGAGTGGGGTCCCAGGTCtgtgaggaaaggggaagggacaggcaggAACGGAGACCCGGGCTTACTCTGCAGCTGGTGGTCCTGAGCAAAGCTGGGGTTATCCATGAGGTACTGCTGGGCCTGGGACCATGTGGTTTGGAAGTTGACACTACTCATCCCATCCAGGATGCTCTTCAGGGCCTGGATGTTGCGGCGCCGGAGCTGCTTGGCCTGTTCCTGGGGAGCCACAGTGTCAGGGTCAGGGTAAGGTAGGATAGGTCGGAGCTACTCAAGTGGGCCTGGACAGAGGAGCATTCGGGGAAGGCAGGTAGCTAGGGAACCTAGGAGGGCCAGACTCCAGACTTCCATGCTcccagaaaggggaaggggcacaggTTACAGACCAACCCCTCATAGATGCTTTCTTGCCCTCCCATACCCAGGCTATAGGCCCAGACCAGAAACAGGGAGATGTGCAAGTGCCATACCAGCTTCTGAGTAAGGAGCTGGGACCCTGGGACAGTGGAGAAATGAATGGCCAGGGTCCATAAGGATGCAAAGACATGAACAATCTAAAGTGAGACAGACTAATGGATCCAGCCAGTGACTGTTACCTTCTCCTTCTTGGCCAGGAAGAAGAGGACATCATCATAAACCTCTTTTCGATCCCTCTCAGGGACCACAGCCCATACCTCCAGCTCCCCAAAGGTCTGTTCTGCCCGCCTGTGGAGTATATGGCCCATGGGTACGTAAGCAGGGAACAGAGACCCTGGGCCCGCATGTTCTCAGggttcccaggccccaccccagccaggccccctgACCGGTAGCGGGTGGTAGAGGTCATGCGTTCGTGCTGCTCCAGGAAATGCTGCAAGGTCTGCTTGGCCTCCTTGGCCCTTAGCCgggcctcttccttctcctccttctcccgcTGCGCCTTGTAGGCATTGAATGCCTGCTTTTTCTCACTCAGTTTGGGCAAGGCACTGGGGTGGAAGAGGGTGGGAGCGGGATGGGGATAGGGGAGTCAGCCTGAACCACCCTGCACAGCCACCAAGCAGGGTCATGGCAGACAGATCTGAGTGAGGGGTCCATGCATGGGCACAGCAGGCTGCAAGGAGGCAAAATGGGTCTCTGGgatgaggggaggggtgggaggcagtCAGGGGAAGACTGGGCTCCAAGACACCGCTAACACTGGGCCCTTTTGCTCAAGGTGCAGTCAGGCCTCCACCCTTTCCAGCCCCCTCACCCCAATTAATTCAGTTCCaatcaattcaattcaacaagcatttattgaatatctcATATCAGAtacctttcccctcctcctccaggaggcccTCCAGCTTCTTTTCCCTACACCCTTGCCCTTCTATCGCTCTCCTGACTCAGGCCCCCTTGGGGCCTGAGTATTGAGCTGGGCTTCTCAGGGAGGCCCTAGCCCAGCTGCTCTCACAAACATGGTCTGGAGGGCCTGGCTCCCTCTGCCCAGGCCTACCTGTAACGGGGGTCGGTGACCACCATCTTCATGGCCTGTTCCCACGAGGCGTTGGAGGGGACAGCCTAGAATGGAGCAGGCAGGGGTCACGGGGCCTGcccacctccagccccctccaggcCTACCCTGGGAGCCCCACCCCCGCACCTTGTCCCTCAGCAGCTCCTTGAAGGCCTGCTTTGCTTTCTCCCGGTTGCTCCAACTGAGGCCAGACCTCTCTGGTTCTGGCTTtgattcctcttcctcctgctgcgGTGGCTGATGCTGTCCAGCAGCACTGGGGGGCAAAGGGGACTTAGCCACAGCCATCTCCCAGTCCCCACAGTTTCAGTGCCCTATGCAATCAGCAGCATACCACCCTCTCCTGGCTCCCCAGAGCAGCCCTTTTCTGCCCTTCAGAGGCCAAGCCCAGATCTTCACACCCTTCCCAAGAGACCTGGCAGAGTTCAAGGGTTGAACTAGGTTGGGAGCTCGAGGCCAGTATCTGGAATGTCTCAGGGGGCAGCCCTCACCTGCTGGGGCCCTCCTCCGGCTGCTGCAGAAACCCTTGCTCCACAGGCTGGGCAGCCTCTGACATATCGCAATCTTCACTGCCACCTGGCTCAGGCTCTAGAAGGCCCAGAGGCATAGGGGTGGGGCCGGGCGGCACAGGTGGGGGCTCAGGCTGGGGCTGAGGTGGCTGCGGCTGCTGCTTCCTACAGATGAGCCAGAAGGGCAGTGTCCACAAGtagagcagagacagggagagtcgGACCAGCTGGTCTCTATCCTGCGAAGGACTGGGGCCAGAGCAGACCACTCCACAAGGAGACTGACAGCTGGCTCTTCCACGGAGCAGGGACCATGGAGAGAGGGTTCACTCCCACCCCTCGGATGGCCCCCAAATTTGGATGGATAGGTGGGCAAGTCACTCACCCTGCAGCCTCTTGTTTGACTAGAGCTGCAATGGGAAAAGATAACGTGGTCACAGGGTGGCAAGTGCCACCCCCCAGAACCACAGCCCAGGCCcaccccctcctcaccctccaGGTCATCCAGATCCTTGGGCCGGGTCCAGCGAGACTCCTTACTCTGGTTGTTATAGTAGTAAGGTTTGCCCGTGTCTGACTTGTACTCTTTCCAGGGACACTGAGACAGCAGCAACTGCAAGAGGATGGGCAGAGGACATCAGTGGACTGGGCATGCCCTCTAGCCACAATTGGGGGAGCTAAGGGGATCCAGTGAATAGAGGACGTAGGAGTTTTTAGTTACCACCTGGCCTGGCACAACATGGGGGAAGGTAGATTTCCTGAGATCCTAGGGAGGTTGGGGGGTGGTTAGAGATCTTGGGATCAGAGGAACCATGTGCATGGTTAAAGACTCAGGGGAAGCCAAGAACTTGGAGGGGTCAGGGAAGCTGAAAGGAAGGGCCAGAAAGCCCCGCTCAGGACCTCTGCCTTGGACTTGAGCACGCTGGGCTTCTCCCACACGGACTGCTTGTCGTCAGCATTGTAGTAGTAGATGCGCCCATCAGGGGCCACATGCTCACTCCACAGGgccctctgggggggggggggggggcacagaatgGTGGTCAAGGCTCCTTTCCCAAagctcctcctcctcaccccaaaGATTTAACCATCAGCCCCCCAACTTTCAGCCTTTCAACCCGGAGACCCCTGAGCTAGAAGAACTCACCGGAGGGCCTGTCCCAGCCACAGCAGCTAGAAAAGAAGCCAAAGGAAACATTAAGTCCTTGCTCCAATCCCCATCTTATCCCACCTATTCCTCCCTTACTCCATCCCCAATAAATATCCCCTGGTCCCATCAACATCCCAGGCCCCCTGGCATCCCAACAGGCATGATCCAGGGTGGGCTCTAGTCCatgttcccctctcccctgtaCCCCCCAACCTCCGAGCCTGGGGTGAGCAGACCCCCAGAAGACTCACAGCTGGCTGTGTCCGCACCCGGAGCCGTCTGCcgaagaaagaggagggggaagggttGGGGCCAAGCCCAGTGGCCCCCAGGACCCAGGCCATGGGGGATGAAGAAGCAGGCCAGGCCAGGATCCATGTGTCCTGCTCCCAGGGACCTCTGCTCCCTAATAGGCATTCCCCCACCCTCTGGGGCCGTGGCTCTAGGACCCTAAGGGGAACTGCATAGCAGCTCTGTTGTCTTCCTCAGGTGACAGTATTTTGTTGAGTCAACCTCTGAGACCCCTCTTCCATAGTGGATGCCAAATGCCACATCCTACCCAGACTCTACTATACTGAGCAATGGCACAAGAAGGTACGGTGAGATCCCCAGGTGCCGTTTCTTCCTTcagagacaaagaagatgtgaAGAGGGGACTGTATTCGAGTGTCCACAGTGCTAGCTCTGCGACAGTAGTGTCAGCCATGAATGTGTTCCTTAAGGAAGCTGGGCACGGCGAGAAGTAACAAGAGAGAATGTACATGCCGCTGGGGATGAGCGAGAAACTAGAAGAGCAGAGTACATGGCTGGAGAGGAGGACTTGAGTGTGGGGAGTGCTGCCAGGACCAGGGTGGATCCgatgagaagagggaaagaatggaGGCCATATCCCTGTACTTCAAATCAGACCCACAGggctgcagtgcagagcctgcttcctgctggTCCCCAGTGCTTACCGCTGCGGTGACAGGCACCGCTGGCATCAGCATTCCTGGCATCATGGGAGGTACCATTCCTGGTATCTAGGGatacaaagaagacaaaaaccaGCTACCAAGGTGAGGGCAGGCACAGGCTAGGCAGGCTCCTGAGAGATCCCATTTGGGGCCATGACCTTCACACGGGCACTCCCTCAGACAATCCCCGGCTTCTGGGCTCTCGGCCTAGCTGAGGAGTGTTCTCCAGTCATTCAGCAGACAAATCCTCATGGGCCTAGCCAAagctccctctcttttccccttactTTCTGAAGTCCAGATGCCCACTCTAACCCCTACCCCCAGCTAGGCTCACAGGTTTTCTGAGGCACTGGTGAGGAGAGAGGATTGATTACCTGTGTGAGTGGTGGTGGCGCCCCCATTGGTGGAAGCATTGGGGGCATGATGCCAGGTGGCATTGGGGGGATGGCTGGCGGTCTCTGACTCATGGGAGGTAGTCCCATCGGAGGAAAGGGTGGGGGGATTCCTGGAGGGGGCATCTGAAAATGAGGAAAGGAATGGATACTGAGCAGAGAAGGCACTGCCTTGACCTATCAGGGAATATCGACTTGTCTCCCACCCTTCTTgaccctccaccccagctctgaGGCAATTTCAAGGCTTTAGTTTGAGAAGCACAAAGCATGAAACTGCCTGCTCCTCACCACTGAGAAAGACTGAtaactgggggggagggggagagggtctTCTGGGTCTAACAAGCAAGCACACAACTTCTTCAGAggtagggaagggagagggaaaagggaagtgTAACTGCCGCCAGACCGTGGCTGGAAGGCTCCACCTCCTCGCCCAAAGAGGCCTCTCAGAGTAAGGGCCACAAGGCAGGACTCCAGGTATCCAAATCTCCCAGTCCCCTGCCTCCCATCCCTTTTTCTCCAACTCTGTGTCCACCAGCCGCTATTTCAGTCTGCCTTCTGTGGCGTATTGAAAGAACAGAGATAAGGAGTAGTGAAAGAGAAAGGCAGCCCTGCCACGCCCTCACACTAACAGGGTCTTTTCCCTTCCACTTCTCCTACCCCAGCCCCACTGCATCCCAAGGACAAAAAGACAAAGGGGGAGCTGTCAGCTTTATGGACTGGATGCTTAACAGCAGCTCATCCCACCCCAATGCCCAAGCAACACCACCCCTTTACCAAGGGCAGCAGAGGGGACATTACACAAAACCGTGCTGGCGAGGCAGCAGCGCTAGGGACTGGGGAGCTGGGGGTTGCAGGCTGGAAAAGCCAAGCCCAGGGAAAGACATGAAACTTACGAAGGGTGGTGGCATCATGGGGGGCCCcggtgggaagggggcaggcgCTGCTGGGGGCCGGGGACCAGAATCGGGAACCGACTGTTGAGGGAGAGAAAAGTCATAGGACCCAGGATGGGCAAAGAGATGGGCTTTTGCAGAAGGGAAGCAGAGCGGTGAGGATGAAAAAGGAGCACAAAGTTCAGAGAAAGGGTCTCCTGGCCCAGTTTCCTGCCCATGCCCAGCTCTGAGCCCTGGCTAGGTCTACTCTCTTCCACCAGCCAAGAGCCAGCGGGCCATGCCCCTTCAATAGtcatctttaggggcacctgggtggctcagtcagttaagcatccgacttcagctcaggtcatgatctcacagctcgtgagttcaagccccgcatcagactctgtgctgacagctcagagcctggagccggcttcaggttctgtgtctccctctctctctgcccctcccctgctcatgctctgtctctcaaaaataaataaacgttaaaaaaaaacttttaaaagaagtcaTCTTTATTTTGCCAAAGCCACAGAAAAGATGGAGGCAGCTGTACCGCAGGCACAGACTAGCTCTTCCCAAGGCTTTTCATCCATTCTCCCGTCTGTGGGCAAAGGCTGAGCCTCCCTCAAACCTTCAGCAGAGGCCTCTCATTCCCAAAGTATCCCGGGAGGAAGTGACCTCTTTTCCCATTCCCCTACCTGAATTCACCCAGTTAGATTCAAACCCAAAGCCCTGTGAACAGTCACTATGCCTTCATAAGCACTAGCCTCCTCTCTTCACTGCCAGCCTCCCACAACTGGCCTCATCCTTAGTCACTCGCTCACTCTGAGACCTCCCACTCCCAATCACCCCCTCCTCTTTAGCTCTACTCCCCCTCCCCTATAGATCCCAAACCCATCTCCCTGTGGCTGATACTCTGAACAGCCTAGGTCTCCCTGTCCTACACCTACCGGCTGCCACATCCCATCCTTCAGTGGTTGGCTTAAATATCACTTGCTCTAAAAAGACTTCCTGACTATTTAAAGCAGATCCCTTCCAATTTATTCTGATTCCCTTCTAAGTTTCTTGGTGCATATAACagttttgtaattattattattatccccttaCTAAAGTATAATAACATTCCATGAGAACAGGGATCATGTCTGACTTGTTGAAAGCTGGACTCCTCATACCtgatagtgtctggcacataatgggtactcaataaatattgaatgaatgtaAGAACAAATGAAGGAACAAACACCCCTAATTCTAAAAATTCATTCTGTAAATATAGCCCCACGTGGCCAAAATTACGTATGTATGTTTCCATTCCATATTATTCGTAAAAACAGACTGGAatcagcccaaatatccatcactAGGTAACTATGAAATTATACGcaaacacacaatggaatactatatagtCATAAAAAATGAAGATGCTCATTGTCTTGATAGGAGCAATCTCTAAATACGTtaataagtgggaaaaaaaagcaaagtacagCAAAGTTGGATCATTTGTATGAAAACTGGAGAGAAAAGATGACATACAAGAAATCAGTAGAAGGGGGACAGAAGTGGGAAGGGAAATTTCTCACTGTATATATACCCTTTGTAACCATGTAATTATACCCcctattcaaatatatatatatatatatatatatatatatatatatatatatatatatatatatatatatatattccccccccccccccaagcgaACTGAGGCTTGGAGATGCAGCCAAcagccctgcccttcctcctttttGCTTGAAGGTTAGAAGGTGTCAGGAGGAAGGAGTTCTATGGAAAGGTGGTAGCTGGCTGAAGAGGAGACACCTCACTGCTGCCCAATTTCCCTACTTACCCAATGACCCCTATGCCAAGAAGGCTCAGCATTTAAAGATGCTTTTTAATCTCTACCTCTAGCAATATCTGTCCTTCCTTTTTCCACTCATCTTGTCCTAAGGAGAGAAGGGCATAAGCCAAACTATTCCAACTTGAATCACCTCTTTCAGTGTTCACCTACTCTGGCCCTGTACTCAGACCTGCTCCTGCTCGCAACTGTCCTTAGCGTGAAAAATCAGAAACTAATCAATATGGGAGGAAATCCATTTCTCTGTGCCACACTTGCCCTGGGAggtctgacctcccagacgctgcATAACCATCTTTGGGCCCTCCTAGGCTCGAGTTGCCCATCTGAGCTTGGCACCACCAACCATACAGTTGTCTAAGATAGAAACCAGTGAGTCATTCTCCACACCTCCCTCTTCCTTGTCACTATGTCATGGAGTCCTGCTAATTGTGCCTCATACACATTTCTTGAATCcatccacttctctccatttcctcctccaccCTACCACCCCTTTTTTTCATCCAACCTCCTGTAGTAGTCTCCTCACATCCGCTCCAATCAGCAGCCATAACAAGCTCATCAAAATGCACCTCAGACCATGCTActccctgcttaaaattctttgaCGGCTCTCACTGTTCTCAGGGTGGAGACCAAAACCCCTACCCAAGGCCTGGAAGGCTGTGGGAGGTTTGCTGTGCCAGCCTCATCCACGCTGAGCTCCTGGGTTTGTGCTCCATCTGGCCATCCTCACCTCCTCTCAGTTCTCCCATGTCAGGCATGCATCTTTGCCAGGCACAACTTCCTGCCAACCCCATACACCTAGCCTACAGGTCTCACATCTGTCAATCACCACCTCCTCAGGAAAGGCTCCCTCCCAACCCAGTGGACCAGGCTAGTCAGAGCCCTCTTTTACATGTTCATGTACCATGTACCCTCCCCCTTTAGCAATTACCCACtggaattttacagttttttgCACAATGCTGATTGTAGGATTATTTTAGGTGGCACTAATAAAATCCAAATGCTGACACTTAAATTATGATACTTCATCGATTTTAAGAAGTtatctgtggggtgcctgggtgcctcagtcagttaagggtccgactcttgattttggctcaggtcatgatctcatggcaggagatcaagccccatgttggattcggcactgggtgtggagcccgcttaaggttaagactctctctctctccctctcactttctctttgcccctcccatatGCAGGCACACACGtagtctctcaaaaaaaaaaaaaaattaataaaaaagatgtattttgacaagaaatgttaaaatgtgagtCTTAGAATCAATGAAATTATCTGCTGCCTCCACTAGACCTTAAACTTTAAGGGGCAGGGACTTTGCCTGTTTTTGCTCACTCTGATATCCTATCCCCACTGTATTTTCCTCACTGTCcctggctggcacacagtaggtgtttatGTTTGCTGACTTAATGACTGAATGGTCTTGGCAGGTCCCACAAAACACAGCCACTGGTAAGGCATGGTAGTTACTCAGGAACACAGAATGGCAGATCTGGAGGGTCTTCTGGCAACCACCCAAGGTAGTCTCCTTTCTCAGATGAGAACACTAAGGGGAATTATCAGTCCCATACCCCGCCTGTCAGGGACAGAGCCAGGACTGGATCCAACCTGCCTTCCAGTCCTATCTTCCGGGCACAGCCCTTGCCACAGGAAACAGGTCTGGTTTTTTCACTCTAGCATATTCCCCACTCCCCCTGTGGTTAAATCAGCAAGGATCCAACGTTTCCTTGAGGACTAGTGACGACTCCCTATTGCTCACCCCACAGAATCCTACCTAACATTCAAAGCCTTTCAACAACGCTCTTCCACTCTTCTTGGTTCAGCCTGACTCCATGGCTGCCCTCCTCTCTGCACAGCAATTGTTAGGTTACGCCATGTGTTCCTCTTATTCCACGGTCTCTGTTCAAGATGATCCAATCTTCACCCCCTTCAGATTACCTTTACGATTATCctccacacatatacacactcctACCTACTTGCGTCCCCTCAGGATAAATGCTGCACTACTTGGCACCAATGACCTGCTACTCTGTGGACATTTGCTGGGTGTTTCCCACGGGACTGCCCATCTCCCTATTCAGGAGATTTCTCTATATTCAGGGattatgttttctccttttaagCCTCCTCTTGAGTGTCTAGTCAGGGCCCTGCATACAAAGTACTGTGATCAAATGCAGGCTCATCCTTCACCTTATTAGATTTTTGCATACTGGAATATCCTAAACAGgcaaatgtgtgcatgtgtgtgcatatgctcAGGTACATTTGTATAAATTCTCTGGGTAAAGGCAGCCTGTGATGAGAGGGACAAAGGCTGGCAGAGGCTGTCTATATGGCTGGGGAAAGGGAACTGGAATCAAATACTAGCATGGGAAAAtctaaataatagaaaaatgaacagtATATGACCATCTTTAACttggtatatgtgctgccgaagcgagcactgacCATCTTTAACTTGGAATGGAGACCCCTGGCCAGGATCCAGATGCTGGACTGTTTTGGACAGTTCC
It encodes the following:
- the PRPF40B gene encoding pre-mRNA-processing factor 40 homolog B isoform X7 is translated as MSVPDSGPRPPAAPAPFPPGPPMMPPPFMPPPGIPPPFPPMGLPPMSQRPPAIPPMPPGIMPPMLPPMGAPPPLTQIPGMVPPMMPGMLMPAVPVTAATAPGADTASSAVAGTGPPLLLSQCPWKEYKSDTGKPYYYNNQSKESRWTRPKDLDDLEALVKQEAAGPSQDRDQLVRLSLSLLYLWTLPFWLICRKQQPQPPQPQPEPPPVPPGPTPMPLGLLEPEPGGSEDCDMSEAAQPVEQGFLQQPEEGPSSAAGQHQPPQQEEEESKPEPERSGLSWSNREKAKQAFKELLRDKAVPSNASWEQAMKMVVTDPRYSALPKLSEKKQAFNAYKAQREKEEKEEARLRAKEAKQTLQHFLEQHERMTSTTRYRRAEQTFGELEVWAVVPERDRKEVYDDVLFFLAKKEKEQAKQLRRRNIQALKSILDGMSSVNFQTTWSQAQQYLMDNPSFAQDHQLQNMDKEDALICFEEHIRALEREEEEERERARLRERRQQRKNREAFQTFLDELHETGQLHSMSTWMELYPAVSTDVRFANMLGQPGSTPLDLFKFYVEELKARFHDEKKIIKDILKDRGFCVEVNTAFEDFAHVISFDKRAAALDAGNIKLTFNSLLEKAEAREREREKEEARRMRRREAAFRSMLRQAVPALELGTAWEEVRERFVCDSAFEQITLESERIRLFREFLQVLETECQHLHTKGRKHGRKGKKHHRKRSHSPSGSESEEEELPPPPLRPPKRRRRNPSESGSEPSSSLDSVESGGAALGGRGSPSSRLLLGSDHGLRKAKKPKKKTKKRRHKSNSPESETDPEEKAGKESDEKEPEQDKDRELRRAELPNRSPGFGIKKEKTGWDTSESELSEGELERRRRTLLQQLDDHQ
- the PRPF40B gene encoding pre-mRNA-processing factor 40 homolog B isoform X9 — its product is MSVPDSGPRPPAAPAPFPPGPPMMPPPFMPPPGIPPPFPPMGLPPMSQRPPAIPPMPPGIMPPMLPPMGAPPPLTQIPGMVPPMMPGMLMPAVPVTAATAPGADTASSAVAGTGPPLLLSQCPWKEYKSDTGKPYYYNNQTLVKQEAAGPSQDRDQLVRLSLSLLYLWTLPFWLICRKQQPQPPQPQPEPPPVPPGPTPMPLGLLEPEPGGSEDCDMSEAAQPVEQGFLQQPEEGPSSAAGQHQPPQQEEEESKPEPERSGLSWSNREKAKQAFKELLRDKAVPSNASWEQAMKMVVTDPRYSALPKLSEKKQAFNAYKAQREKEEKEEARLRAKEAKQTLQHFLEQHERMTSTTRYRRAEQTFGELEVWAVVPERDRKEVYDDVLFFLAKKEKEQAKQLRRRNIQALKSILDGMSSVNFQTTWSQAQQYLMDNPSFAQDHQLQNMDKEDALICFEEHIRALEREEEEERERARLRERRQQRKNREAFQTFLDELHETGQLHSMSTWMELYPAVSTDVRFANMLGQPGSTPLDLFKFYVEELKARFHDEKKIIKDILKDRGFCVEVNTAFEDFAHVISFDKRAAALDAGNIKLTFNSLLEKAEAREREREKEEARRMRRREAAFRSMLRQAVPALELGTAWEEVRERFVCDSAFEQITLESERIRLFREFLQVLETECQHLHTKGRKHGRKGKKHHRKRSHSPSGSESEEEELPPPPLRPPKRRRRNPSESGSEPSSSLDSVESGGAALGGRGSPSSRLLLGSDHGLRKAKKPKKKTKKRRHKSNSPESETDPEEKAGKESDEKEPEQDKDRELRRAELPNRSPGFGIKKEKTGWDTSESELSEGELERRRRTLLQQLDDHQ
- the PRPF40B gene encoding pre-mRNA-processing factor 40 homolog B isoform X3, translated to MSVPDSGPRPPAAPAPFPPGPPMMPPPFMPPPGIPPPFPPMGLPPMSQRPPAIPPMPPGIMPPMLPPMGAPPPLTQIPGMVPPMMPGMLMPAVPVTAATAPGADTASSAVAGTGPPRALWSEHVAPDGRIYYYNADDKQSVWEKPSVLKSKAELLLSQCPWKEYKSDTGKPYYYNNQTLVKQEAAGPSQDRDQLVRLSLSLLYLWTLPFWLICRKQQPQPPQPQPEPPPVPPGPTPMPLGLLEPEPGGSEDCDMSEAAQPVEQGFLQQPEEGPSSAAGQHQPPQQEEEESKPEPERSGLSWSNREKAKQAFKELLRDKAVPSNASWEQAMKMVVTDPRYSALPKLSEKKQAFNAYKAQREKEEKEEARLRAKEAKQTLQHFLEQHERMTSTTRYRRAEQTFGELEVWAVVPERDRKEVYDDVLFFLAKKEKEQAKQLRRRNIQALKSILDGMSSVNFQTTWSQAQQYLMDNPSFAQDHQLQNMDKEDALICFEEHIRALEREEEEERERARLRERRQQRKNREAFQTFLDELHETGQLHSMSTWMELYPAVSTDVRFANMLGQPGSTPLDLFKFYVEELKARFHDEKKIIKDILKDRGFCVEVNTAFEDFAHVISFDKRAAALDAGNIKLTFNSLLEKAEAREREREKEEARRMRRREAAFRSMLRQAVPALELGTAWEEVRERFVCDSAFEQITLESERIRLFREFLQVLETECQHLHTKGRKHGRKGKKHHRKRSHSPSGSESEEEELPPPPLRPPKRRRRNPSESGSEPSSSLDSVESGGAALGGRGSPSSRLLLGSDHGLRKAKKPKKKTKKRRHKSNSPESETDPEEKAGKESDEKEPEQDKDRELRRAELPNRSPGFGIKKEKTGWDTSESELSEGELERRRRTLLQQLDDHQ
- the PRPF40B gene encoding pre-mRNA-processing factor 40 homolog B isoform X10; the encoded protein is MSVPDSGPRPPAAPAPFPPGPPMMPPPFMPPPGIPPPFPPMGLPPMSQRPPAIPPMPPGIMPPMLPPMGAPPPLTQIPGMVPPMMPGMLMPAVPVTAATAPGADTASSAVAGTGPPLLLSQCPWKEYKSDTGKPYYYNNQSKESRWTRPKDLDDLEALVKQEAAGKQQPQPPQPQPEPPPVPPGPTPMPLGLLEPEPGGSEDCDMSEAAQPVEQGFLQQPEEGPSSAAGQHQPPQQEEEESKPEPERSGLSWSNREKAKQAFKELLRDKAVPSNASWEQAMKMVVTDPRYSALPKLSEKKQAFNAYKAQREKEEKEEARLRAKEAKQTLQHFLEQHERMTSTTRYRRAEQTFGELEVWAVVPERDRKEVYDDVLFFLAKKEKEQAKQLRRRNIQALKSILDGMSSVNFQTTWSQAQQYLMDNPSFAQDHQLQNMDKEDALICFEEHIRALEREEEEERERARLRERRQQRKNREAFQTFLDELHETGQLHSMSTWMELYPAVSTDVRFANMLGQPGSTPLDLFKFYVEELKARFHDEKKIIKDILKDRGFCVEVNTAFEDFAHVISFDKRAAALDAGNIKLTFNSLLEKAEAREREREKEEARRMRRREAAFRSMLRQAVPALELGTAWEEVRERFVCDSAFEQITLESERIRLFREFLQVLETECQHLHTKGRKHGRKGKKHHRKRSHSPSGSESEEEELPPPPLRPPKRRRRNPSESGSEPSSSLDSVESGGAALGGRGSPSSRLLLGSDHGLRKAKKPKKKTKKRRHKSNSPESETDPEEKAGKESDEKEPEQDKDRELRRAELPNRSPGFGIKKEKTGWDTSESELSEGELERRRRTLLQQLDDHQ
- the PRPF40B gene encoding pre-mRNA-processing factor 40 homolog B isoform X4, translated to MMPPPFMPPPGIPPPFPPMGLPPMSQRPPAIPPMPPGIMPPMLPPMGAPPPLTQIPGMVPPMMPGMLMPAVPVTAATAPGADTASSAVAGTGPPRALWSEHVAPDGRIYYYNADDKQSVWEKPSVLKSKAELLLSQCPWKEYKSDTGKPYYYNNQSKESRWTRPKDLDDLEALVKQEAAGPSQDRDQLVRLSLSLLYLWTLPFWLICRKQQPQPPQPQPEPPPVPPGPTPMPLGLLEPEPGGSEDCDMSEAAQPVEQGFLQQPEEGPSSAAGQHQPPQQEEEESKPEPERSGLSWSNREKAKQAFKELLRDKAVPSNASWEQAMKMVVTDPRYSALPKLSEKKQAFNAYKAQREKEEKEEARLRAKEAKQTLQHFLEQHERMTSTTRYRRAEQTFGELEVWAVVPERDRKEVYDDVLFFLAKKEKEQAKQLRRRNIQALKSILDGMSSVNFQTTWSQAQQYLMDNPSFAQDHQLQNMDKEDALICFEEHIRALEREEEEERERARLRERRQQRKNREAFQTFLDELHETGQLHSMSTWMELYPAVSTDVRFANMLGQPGSTPLDLFKFYVEELKARFHDEKKIIKDILKDRGFCVEVNTAFEDFAHVISFDKRAAALDAGNIKLTFNSLLEKAEAREREREKEEARRMRRREAAFRSMLRQAVPALELGTAWEEVRERFVCDSAFEQITLESERIRLFREFLQVLETECQHLHTKGRKHGRKGKKHHRKRSHSPSGSESEEEELPPPPLRPPKRRRRNPSESGSEPSSSLDSVESGGAALGGRGSPSSRLLLGSDHGLRKAKKPKKKTKKRRHKSNSPESETDPEEKAGKESDEKEPEQDKDRELRRAELPNRSPGFGIKKEKTGWDTSESELSEGELERRRRTLLQQLDDHQ